A genome region from Microtus ochrogaster isolate Prairie Vole_2 chromosome 1, MicOch1.0, whole genome shotgun sequence includes the following:
- the Aspg gene encoding 60 kDa lysophospholipase: protein MARATGPERRLLAIYTGGTIGMRSEGGVLVPGRGLAAVLRAFHLFHDEEYAQAHRLPEDTLVLPPASPDQRILYTVLECQPLFDSSDMTITEWVQIAQTIERHYTQYQGFVVIHGTDTMAFAASVLSFMLENLQKPVILTGAQVPIHALWNDGRENLLGALLMAGQYIIPEVCLFFQNQLYRGNRTTKVDARRFAAFCSPNLPPLATVGADVTINRELVRKASQKDRLVVHSNMERDVGLLRLYPGIPASLVRTFLQPPLKGVVMETFGSGNGPTKPDLLQELRVASEQGLVIVNCTHCLQGAVTSDYASGMAMAGAGIVSGFDMTSEAALAKLSYVLGQPGLSLDDRKKLLVKNLRGEMTLPETDEHQSLLQDGVLGRRIAWLLSLNGSQEADAVQDVLTSSLALAAAHAGDLDTLQALVELGRDLNLKDSSGQTPLHVAARRGHAAVVTMLLQKGVDVNAHNEDGHSPLLLAVRGRHQSVIGLLRTAGACLSPQELEDVGTELCRLAFRADSEGLRAWWQAGADVGQLDYDGRCALQVAEAAGNADVVALLQSFTDRISAQPQPH, encoded by the exons ATGGCTCGCGCTACCGGACCTGAACGGCGGCTGCTGGCCATCTACACTGGCGGCACCATCGGCATGAGGAGCGAGGGTGGGG TGCTGGTTCCTGGGAGAGGCCTGGCTGCTGTCCTGAGGGCATTTCACCTGTTCCACGATGAGGAGTACGCCCAGGCCCACCGCCTGCCCGAGGACACGCTGGTGCTGCC CCCGGCCAGTCCTGACCAGAGGATCCTCTACACGGTGCTGGAGTGCCAGCCACTCTTCGACTCCAGTGACATGACCATCACTGAGTGGGTTCAGATTGCCCAGACCATAGAG AGACACTACACACAGTACCAGGGCTTTGTGGTCATCCACGGCACGGACACCATGGCCTTTGCCGCCTCGGTGCTGTCCTTCATGCTGGAGAACCTGCAGAAGCCTGTGATCCTCACCGGGGCCCAG GTACCCATCCATGCCCTGTGGAACGATGGCCGTGAAAACCTGCTGGGGGCCCTGCTCATGGCTGGCCAGTACATCATTCCTGAG GTCTGCCTATTCTTCCAGAATCAGCTCTATCGGGGCAATCGGACAACCAAGGTGGACGCGCGGAGGTTTGCGGCCTTCTGCTCCCCCAACCTGCCCCCTCTGGCCACTGTGGGTGCAGATGTCACAA TCAATCGTGAGCTGGTACGGAAGGCCAGCCAGAAGGACCGTCTTGTGGTGCACAGCAATATGGAGCGTGACGTGGGCCTACTGCGCCTTTACCCTGGGATCCCTGCCTCACTG GTGCGGACCTTTCTGCAGCCCCCACTGAAAGGGGTGGTCATGGAGACCTTCGGCTCTGGGAATGGGCCCACCAAGCCAGACCTGCTGCAGGAGCTGCGGGTGGCATCTGAACAAGGCCTGGTCATTGTCAACTGTACCCATTGCCTTCAGGGGGCTGTGACTTCGGACTATGCATCTGGCATG GCCATGGCAGGAGCTGGCATTGTTTCAGGCTTTGACATGACGTCAGAGGCTGCCCTGGCCAAACTGTCCTATGTGCTAGGCCAGCCGGGGCTGAGCCTGGATGACCGGAAGAAG CTGCTGGTCAAGAACCTTCGTGGGGAGATGacactgcctgagacagatgaGCACCAGTCCTTGCTGCAAGATGGCGTGTTGGGCCGCCGGATAGCATGGCTTCTCAGTCTGAATGGCAGCCAG GAGGCTGATGCCGTGCAGGATGTCCTGACGTCCAGCCTGGCCCTGGCTGCAGCTCATGCTGGTGACCTAGACACTCTTCAGGCCTTGGTGGAGCTG GGCAGAGACCTCAACCTGAAGGACTCTAGTGGTCAGACCCCACTGCATGTGGCTGCACGCAGGGGCCATGCTGCCGTGGTCACCATGCTGCTGCAGAAGGGTGTGGATGTGAATGCCCACAATGAAGATGGCCATAGCCCGCTGCTGCTGGCCGTGAGGGGCAG GCATCAGAGCGTCATTGGACTGCTGCGGACCGCTGGGGCTTGCCTatctccccaggagctggaggatgTTGGGACAGAACTGTGCAG gcTGGCATTCAGGGCGGACAGCGAAGGCCTaagggcatggtggcaggcaggggctGACGTAGGACAGCTGGACTATGATGGACGTTGTGCCCTGCAAGTA GCTGAAGCTGCTGGGAATGCAGACGTGGTGGCCCTGCTACAGAGCTTTACGGACAGGATCagtgcccagccccagccccactaA